Below is a window of Pangasianodon hypophthalmus isolate fPanHyp1 chromosome 28, fPanHyp1.pri, whole genome shotgun sequence DNA.
aaaataagaaagagaCTGAGGATTGAGGTACCTTTATATCTGACTTTCCAAGAGCTTTCTTCAGTAGGTTCTGGAGGTGTATATAGTGAGGAGATACCTATGAAGAGACACATGACCTGGAGCATTTCCTTTTTTACATGTTGAATACATGAAACAAAATGCTGGCATGCTTTTATGCATTATTCTATTGTCAGATGCcatttttttgtggaaattcAATATAGAAATAACTTTACGGTCTCATAAACCATAATGAGAAAACAATAAGGaaggtacattttttaaaatacatttttacagtgaGACTAACTATAATTACACCATAAATCATCTTCagacaaatctgtttttttttttttaatgcaggtAATGGAGGTGTGGTTTAGCGAGCATCTTCAGTGTTGTGATCAAACAAAAATACCTTGATTCGTGTTTTTTGTAGCATTAAGAGGAACCGACTTCACCGGTAAGGATTCATGAGGATCAGCTGCATGAAAACAATAAGGaaggtacatttttaaattaacttttacagttaataattataattatatcatacattttaacaGATTTGTTAAAGCAAAtctttttgtaatgtaatataaaaaaataccttGAGTAGCGTTCTCTGTAGCATTAAGAGGAACCGTCTCTGCAGGTAAGGATACATGAGAATCAGCTGCATgacagaaatggaagaaaatagAGATTACTAAAATGCATTATACCGAGTGTTAGTCTAAAGGAATACAGAAGAGAAGGACAAATGCTACCTGCtgcttttgcatttttatgaGATGAACAGTGCGGGAGTAAACCTGTATAAAGAAAAGACAATCACGTTATTGACACGAGTTCAGCACCTGTATTCCATCAATGAATATTGTTTATACTATAGTGATTTTCTTGATTGtgattctgatgtttttttaaactttaagttTCCTGACATGGAAAAgccttcagcacagaggagtttatgctttgcgtTTTCTCgataacgtgacaagctgcattgtttttcttcaaaactaacagaactaacttgtttcatggatggtACACAACATAAACTGctgatattggaaaataatcaacttcggggtggtaactgtaactctacttcatcacatcacctcttattgattattttcaacaaatgttttattccttacataactgATATACCTAGCTTTTTATATCAGTGAAAATGCTGAATATTGCATTAATACCTTTTCTGAATAAAATCAGAAGAACAGTGAAGGTGCTGAGGACAATTAATGAAAGCACCAGAGTCGAGATGAACGCTTCCCTCCAGAATCCTGCCAAAAGataagcattatttaaaaacaaagtatATCAGAATATGCTAAAATGGTAGTACGAGAAAGGTTTTCTATACAAATTGCTGGTTAATATCCTGTTTATCATTAGAGAatcagaaagtgaaaaaaaaaactgtgtaaataCGCTCTCAGAaatacttttccttgttgctggtgTGATACAATCAAGcttacatcttttgtacctttagtatataTCATTTGCCTGGGAAAATACCTTTACTTAGCTTTCAGAATAAAGATACATCAGTGCTCCTTAACgcccaattatgtaccttaaattatttttaaagctatACTCACATAGCTACGTTTCCTGGAGAAACATATATACTAATGTTACAAAAGgtgtacccttgatggtaccaccccagtgacaaggaaaatacagtttgctacatttatttctgagagtgtattgTGAGAGATAACTTACCTTTGAGTGGTACAATTCTGCCCTCTCTTATTTCCTGACCGTTTAAACCCACAGTACAGGAGATCCACTCTGAGTCAGATGGAGAGAAAAGCAGCCATGAGCTCACACTCACCAACCCTTCAGagtctgaaagagaaagaaagagaagataaCTTTAACAAATTGTCTGAGAAACTGGAGTGATCCCTCTGGAACGTTACTAAATTGGCCTCATTcatataaagtgaaaaatagGTGACAATCAGTATCTCGAAAGAAAATGATATTCTGCATGGTGTGCCACAGGTCTCCATGCTTGGACCGCATTTATTCTCCTTGTATATGCTGCTATTAGGTCAAACTGAATAATTATGGAAATAATAGGCAATGGTACACAGCTATAGTCCATGACGATACCAGTTCTTAAACCATCTTGTATTTAGGTATTTAGTGCATGAGTTATAGTGAGTTATAGCTCTAAAGCTAAAGAACAACTGTAGAAATTTTCTTTACTGATGTTTGAAATATTGAGTTTGCATTCAAATGACAAATTTTATTGTTGTTAAATTTCTAATGGCCAGTCCATGATGCATACATGTTCCAAATTATTCTGAAATCCCTGCATGTTTTCCTGGATTAACTCTTGACCCAGAAGACAGTgaattcccttttgagtcctCAACATTTCTTATTCAAGGAGTTTTCCTTCCAcattgtcacctctggcttgatcTAGATCTGTATCCAGATTTCTACAAAGGGCTATACTAATCagatttaattcatttgaagttTTTACCATTACCAGTTCTGTAGTAAGTGTGGCTGTTTGGGAGTTCTCGTCCTGCACTGTCTCTCCAGGTGAGTGTGGGTTTGGGTGACCATCCACCTGACATACAGGTAATGTTCACCTTTTCTCCAGCTTCTTTGTGTAAGAAGAGGGGTGTAGAACCTAGTGCTGTGGTGAACATACTGAGTTTGTTGAATAAAGAAcccagaaaatgcaaaaaaaaaaaatacacaagatACGATCCGAGAAGATAGTCTATGCACACATACAAATGTCTATCCTTTTTCCGTACCATTACTACATCTATTattcagtaaatcagtaaatttTGTCAAATTTGCAGTTAAATACCAATTAGCACTAAAAGAGGTACATGCTAGTAGCTAGTAGAGTTCTATATTGTTGGATTTCCTCGTACCTTTTACAACCAGGTTCATACTGCCCTTCTCATACCAACTGATGCTCTTTACAAAGCAAATATATTCTCCTTTATCGACTACTGTGAGGTTGTCCAGTTTCAAGGAGACATTCCCTTTGTCCAGTTCCCCAATCAGAGACACTCTGTCCCTGTACTGGTCTTTTCCAACATTCTCCTGGACTTTTTGGTCTTGGTAGAGCAGAATCGGGTCATGTTCACCTTGCTTGGACCAGCGAACTTCAAAAGTTCTGGCATTTAAAGATGGAGACAGACCACAGGGCAGGACGACTGAAGAACCCAACGGTGCTGAGACTGAAGCATTGGGGACGACTATGGAGAACTCTGATTGAGAGAATGTTAGAGTGGGAAACAGAGACAATTTCAAGATACCAATATAACTGACTTTACTCAAAGTGACTTACACGCAACCCTCTCTTGAGGGTTAAAGGTCTTGTTCAAGGATCCAAGAGTAGGCAGGTTGGTGATGCTGAGATTTGATCTCACAACCTCCTGATCAGTAGCCCacagccttaaccactgacctTTAACTTCAAATTGTTCTGCCAGTTGTTCAATGCATAGCCCAGTGCCAGCAGTTAATGCAAACAGCAAAACACTGCCggacactgggcctcatttatcacactggataagaacaaatgat
It encodes the following:
- the LOC113547399 gene encoding butyrophilin subfamily 1 member A1 isoform X1 produces the protein MVPRINGQAMILIYIASVLACSAAEFSIVVPNASVSAPLGSSVVLPCGLSPSLNARTFEVRWSKQGEHDPILLYQDQKVQENVGKDQYRDRVSLIGELDKGNVSLKLDNLTVVDKGEYICFVKSISWYEKGSMNLVVKALGSTPLFLHKEAGEKVNITCMSGGWSPKPTLTWRDSAGRELPNSHTYYRTGNDSEGLVSVSSWLLFSPSDSEWISCTVGLNGQEIREGRIVPLKGFWREAFISTLVLSLIVLSTFTVLLILFRKGLLPHCSSHKNAKAAADSHVSLPAETVPLNATENATQADPHESLPVKSVPLNATKNTNQGISSLYTPPEPTEESSWKVRYKVSLTLDPSTALGSLKVSTDCKSVSYEKPSGDSKSKFPHVLSKEELSSGLFYWEVMVWDKTSSAQPNSSWCVGVTQKPHSDSVLKALCYEEGKGLYPNTQDFTNLTSKYTVTKLGLYLNCQSNALSFYNVDKTSHNLLYTFHNMPHGTYFALFSPGVKDLNRVRILD
- the LOC113547399 gene encoding butyrophilin subfamily 1 member A1 isoform X2, whose protein sequence is MVPRINGQAMILIYIASVLACSAAEFSIVVPNASVSAPLGSSVVLPCGLSPSLNARTFEVRWSKQGEHDPILLYQDQKVQENVGKDQYRDRVSLIGELDKGNVSLKLDNLTVVDKGEYICFVKSISWYEKGSMNLVVKALGSTPLFLHKEAGEKVNITCMSGGWSPKPTLTWRDSAGRELPNSHTYYRTDSEGLVSVSSWLLFSPSDSEWISCTVGLNGQEIREGRIVPLKGFWREAFISTLVLSLIVLSTFTVLLILFRKGLLPHCSSHKNAKAAADSHVSLPAETVPLNATENATQADPHESLPVKSVPLNATKNTNQGISSLYTPPEPTEESSWKVRYKVSLTLDPSTALGSLKVSTDCKSVSYEKPSGDSKSKFPHVLSKEELSSGLFYWEVMVWDKTSSAQPNSSWCVGVTQKPHSDSVLKALCYEEGKGLYPNTQDFTNLTSKYTVTKLGLYLNCQSNALSFYNVDKTSHNLLYTFHNMPHGTYFALFSPGVKDLNRVRILD
- the LOC113547399 gene encoding butyrophilin subfamily 1 member A1 isoform X3, producing MILIYIASVLACSAAEFSIVVPNASVSAPLGSSVVLPCGLSPSLNARTFEVRWSKQGEHDPILLYQDQKVQENVGKDQYRDRVSLIGELDKGNVSLKLDNLTVVDKGEYICFVKSISWYEKGSMNLVVKALGSTPLFLHKEAGEKVNITCMSGGWSPKPTLTWRDSAGRELPNSHTYYRTGNDSEGLVSVSSWLLFSPSDSEWISCTVGLNGQEIREGRIVPLKGFWREAFISTLVLSLIVLSTFTVLLILFRKGLLPHCSSHKNAKAAADSHVSLPAETVPLNATENATQADPHESLPVKSVPLNATKNTNQGISSLYTPPEPTEESSWKVRYKVSLTLDPSTALGSLKVSTDCKSVSYEKPSGDSKSKFPHVLSKEELSSGLFYWEVMVWDKTSSAQPNSSWCVGVTQKPHSDSVLKALCYEEGKGLYPNTQDFTNLTSKYTVTKLGLYLNCQSNALSFYNVDKTSHNLLYTFHNMPHGTYFALFSPGVKDLNRVRILD
- the LOC113547399 gene encoding butyrophilin subfamily 1 member A1 isoform X4 — protein: MVPRINGQAMILIYIASVLACSAAEFSIVVPNASVSAPLGSSVVLPCGLSPSLNARTFEVRWSKQGEHDPILLYQDQKVQENVGKDQYRDRVSLIGELDKGNVSLKLDNLTVVDKGEYICFVKSISWYEKGSMNLVVKALGSTPLFLHKEAGEKVNITCMSGGWSPKPTLTWRDSAGRELPNSHTYYRTGNDSEGLVSVSSWLLFSPSDSEWISCTVGLNGQEIREGRIVPLKGFWREAFISTLVLSLIVLSTFTVLLILFRKGLLPHCSSHKNAKAAADPHESLPVKSVPLNATKNTNQGISSLYTPPEPTEESSWKVRYKVSLTLDPSTALGSLKVSTDCKSVSYEKPSGDSKSKFPHVLSKEELSSGLFYWEVMVWDKTSSAQPNSSWCVGVTQKPHSDSVLKALCYEEGKGLYPNTQDFTNLTSKYTVTKLGLYLNCQSNALSFYNVDKTSHNLLYTFHNMPHGTYFALFSPGVKDLNRVRILD